The genome window GCGGATCAGGAAGagcacgcgctcgacgactcGCACACCTCGGCGAACTCTTCCCGCACCTCACAGACTCCTGGTCCGTCATTCCCTCGACCTCCGGCTACCGGTCAAGTGTCCAGGCGGCAGGGTATGCGTACAGCCATCGACACCTTCTCATGGTGGGCGAGGGAAGAGGTTCATCGCTCCGAGCAGCGATTTTCCAACCTTGAGAGTGATTTGACCCGCGGCCTTTCACGGGCCACGGATATCGAGGCGACGTTCGCCCTGGGGCTTGCGCAGGGCAGGCTTGACCAGGCTCGATCGTGGGACGACCGGATGAAAGAGGCGCTCCGGAGCTTTGAACACcacgacgacagcgacagtGAGTGAGACCAAGGCCAGTTATGAGGCTCGTAGAATATGTTCTGTATCTTTGATGTGAGAGAGTAAACAAACGAAGCAAGCCTCTGGGACGAGTTCGAGTTGACATTCGCCGATTTCGACCTGTATGAAGAGGTAGAAGAGTCGGGTCATGACCGAGCGTCGCCTGTTCAACTACCACCCTCAGGCAACGTGGCGGAGTGGTTAACGCGTTGGACTTGAACTTGAACTGAGGATCAGATCCAATTCCTTCGGGAGCGCCTGTTCGAACCAGGCCGTTGTCGGTTTTTGGAAAGATGGACCTCTTGCGCACGAAGCTCGAGCCATGCCCGTGCCGGtacctcggcctcggtccGTCTTCCCCCTTGTGTACTGTGGCCTGGCCTTGCGGAAACGGCCACATACGGTCGGCTCAGGTTCCTGTTTGAACTGGATGCCTAGCATCACCCTCCCAGTGGCCAATGACAATGTCCAGATGACCATGGCAATCCAGGTGCGTAGGTGGGAATCAGACACGGTTGATACCACGTcgccgctcgtcgccgtgcCCACGGTTATCCCGGGTGATGAACGGCGGGCCGAACACGGCTTTCACTGAGTGGGATACGAGATTCATGTCCCAGTACCACGTACAAATCGGCTTGGACAACCCAGCCCGGAACTGGGCCGAGTCGCCGTATGCCAGGCAGAACGGCCAGATTCCCACGTGGCTATCAGCAAATGGGCCGGTTGAATGGTGTGCGATAGCCCGCGCATGCATATACAATTGTCTATAGGACAGTCCATGATGGCCATAATACATAGGGTTAGAATACACAGCTCTCACAGCTCGAAcatgccgaggtcgacgccgagctcgctcTCCTGCCCATTCTTGCGGTTAGTCAAGATGCGCTCGGCTTCAGAGCGCCAGTCACGATGCACAAAGTTGCGCATGCGCTCGTCGAATGCGTCGCGTCTCAGACGTGGGAGAATGTAGGGCTCGGCGGGGGTCGTCATGGCTGTTCGTAGGGCCGTGAAGAACGACTCGTAATTTCTCGCCTCGACGTGGTAAACATGTCTGTGGTCAGTGCGTATTGGGTAGAGGCCCTGGCAATAGGGCTCTGCCTTTTCCACTGGGTGCTCACTCACGGAGGTTGTTCGTAGCGCATCGAGTCGTGTTGCACAGACATCCACGTCTCGGGTTTGTCGGCCGTGGAGTGTTCCCCCAAGATGTGCTGTTTGTCAGTGGACATCTCCACACCCTGCAGGCCATCCGGCTTTCTGGAGAGAATGACTCTCAACCTGACCAGTAAACTCACGGGGTTGAGGAATGGGACTCCCTGCGTGTCAGTCAAGCATATCGTCGAGGACTCACTCGTGCGATTGCGCGGTatggcgacggcgatgtAGCTGGCCATCCAATGCCAACCATGGCCTTTGAGTTGGCCACGGCATCGTCAAACTCGCTCGCGTTCAGCTTTCCAAGCTGTCGCACGCCTTCAGGAACTTTCCACTCCCCCAGCTTTTCCTTTTCTTCTGGCGTACGGTCGTCGATGAACCCGCCGACAAACTCAAAGTCGGGGATCTCCTTACGCATGTCGTGGTAGGCGCGCGTGATAAACTCGGCCGGGATGAATGGTTCGGCGCGCCACTTGTAAAAGTACTGCACCCTCTTTCCGAGGATATAAGCACGGTTTGGGCGCTGCGACCACGGCACAGTGCGTGTCTCCTCAGGCAGCTCTAGGGCGTACCCGAGGTAGGTGTTGTCTGCATCAGTCCTGACCATGCTGTTTGCTCACTTCGATAGTTTCCCATTCCGACTTGGCGCCATTCAATCTCGGCCGATGCACACCAGTAGCTGCTGATAACTGTGCCCTTTGGCGTGGAGAAGTAGTAGAAGCGGAAGTACTTCCATGTCGGAAAGCCATCGGGACGCGCCTCTGAACGGAAGAAGTCCCTTGGACGTCCGTATCTGCTGCCAGGCGAATCATCACCGATTATGGCCTTGACAAGCTCCGGGATTTGGCGGTAGATGTGCGCGACGTACCGCCAGTCATCCTTTGCGAGGAGCACGGTGTATCCTTGTCGCTCAAGTGACTCGATCATGCCGTTGCACCATACGCCTTCGCCACCGATATAGCCCTTGAACACTGACAAGTGACAGTGGTACGCAGCGAAGATGACCACCTGGTATGTCAGCGTGATGAGGCACGGAATGGAAGAGAAACCAAGACCGACGAACATTCTCCGCATTGCTGTGGCAGTCCCCGCGCGCCATGCACGCAGTCAGTTGCCGCAGTTTTGCCTCTGTGTAGTATCTGGTATCAGCGGGTACCGGTAGATTGCGCACTTGTAGTTGTTTTCATCATTGTTGAGGCCCTTgagcacgccgagctgACTTCCTGGGGGAATGCTCGTGAGAATGTCATGGACCCTCGAACGTTGGCCTCTGAATGCAGGCAGCTGGAAAGGGTTTGTTAGCCTATTAGCCATGTTGGGAGGAGGTCCGTTCCATATTGCGACGACGCATGGAAGTGAACCAGTGTACACTGCTTGGAGGCCGACGATAAGGAGAAGCGAGACGAGGCCACAGAGTCCGACGAGGATGTGGCGCCGCGACATGCGCCGCACACCCATCAACTGGGTGAGTAGCCGTTTCGACATTGTGATAGTAAAGAGAGGTAGAATGTCATGTTGTGGTATTTTCTAGTCTACCTTCATGTCTACAGGGTTTTCCCAGCACTGCCCAGCAGGCTCCTGAGGCCCGGAGCATCGCCTACTGGGCATCGGCCAGAGATGTGAGATTCTGTGTATGCCGCACGGACAGATCTGTGGAGTTTGGTGTACCATAGTCTGTGTGATTAGTATTATATGTCCCTCGGATCTACGATGAGGTCCTTCCAGATTTTAGGATGACGACAAAGAGTGTGAGTCCTGGCCCTCTGCCCTTTGTTTCACCTTGCCTCGGATCTGCAATGCAGGTGTAGgttctctctctccctctctcactctcacatTGTTATGACTGAGCCGACCATGGCCGATGCACGGACCTCTACTCCCGACCTCGTTGCTTACACTGGTGGTATGTGGCACTCATTGGCTCCTGTCATTCGCCACGCTCGTCCCCTCGCTTAGGACATGGTGTTCCATAGCCAAGGTACATTGTCCTTGTCCACTCGTCCCCACCTATACAAGTAGAACACTTGTCTATAGATCTGTCCCCATCGACACACTTTCTTAGTCGCTTACTGTCGTTCACTCTGGCACAGCTCCCACTTCGTCACTCaacactcactcactctctccaGCATCTGCTATGCGGTAATTGATGTGTGTATCTATCCAGCGTGCTGTATCCCAAATGATGATGTCATCACCATCGGGGGCTCAAGCAGACAGAGAGCAATGACATCTTACACTCAGTACATGTAGATCTGTATAGATGTGAGTACCTATGATGTGACTAACGTGATCTCGGGAAGGGATCAGATGTGTGTGTGGAAAGAGTTTACCAAAGCCTACATCTACAGAAACCCACTCTCACGCCAAGCGTCAACCCACAGCTTTACCAGCTCTGGCCCCACCGGCTCGCATCCGGCAATGGTAGGGCTAATTCGCGACGTGTGCTCAACACTGAACTCGACGAGACGGCGCGCACCCAGGCGTCCCTTCCAGAAGCCAAGGAGCTTGTAACTCGGGTTGGTCTTGAGGTCTGGATAGCCTTCGAGCGCCGTTATCCATTCTTGTGGCGGGACGCGGTCGAAGACCAAGCCCCCGGCTGCGAGACCGTCGAGAATTGTCGACCACTCGGCAATGTGTGGATTCACGACGTGATACACTGCACTGGCAGTGTGTGCGAGGACAATCTCGGAGATTGCTCGAGCAGCCACGTCCACAGGCAGCCAAGCTGGCGTCTCTTCCAGCAGAGGCAGTGAGTTTGTGACTCGCGCCGTGCGGAACATGAGCGGCCATGCCTCGGTTTCATTCCATACCCCGTGCTCAGTGTCTCCCACCAATTGACCAATACGCAGGACACCGACGCGACCGCCAGCCCGCTCCAGCACTttctccaccacccactTGCTTTGCGCGTATCCCATCCCGCTCGCACTCGCCGGGTCGTCGGGGAACGTCTCAGGGACGAACGACAGTCCATCCCCCTGCCGCGTGCccacggacgaggagaagaagaatGCTGCGTTGTGAGTGGTGCGCCGTgcaaggttgaggaggttgacggCTCCTCCGATGTGCTCGTTGAAAGACTCGAGGGACAACACAAAGTTAACGGGCCAAGCGTTGTGGATGACCTCAGTCACACTCGTGCGGAGGCTGTCATACTCGTCTGCCGACAGCCCGAGGTCGGGTCGGTTCACGTCAGCAGCGAGGGCACGCCAGCGAGCCGGCACTGTGCGGTGGCGCTGCGCCAGCGACGCTTCCACGCGGGTCGTCGCCTGTGCGTGCGAGGGTGCCCGTGCAATGCACACAACTTCAACCACTTCGGGGCGACGGAGGAGCTGGTCCAGGATGTGTGCACCAAGACTCCCTGTAGCACCCGTCAGCAGGACCACATGCTCCTTCACCACTGGCCCCGAGCTTGGCACCACAGGGTCGACCGCGGTGGCCCACCGCTCCACCATCTCCTTCATGGCGACGTGGACGTCGCGCGCTTGACTAACGTTGCCAGCCTTCACGGCCAGAAGGTGTTCGGCGAGCTGTGCAATCGATGGGTGGTCGTACACGATATTCTGTCCAAGTGTCGCtccgccaagctcgaggtcctTCTGCAACGCGTTTCGCACTCGTGTGGCCTGCAGCGAGTCGACGCCAAAGGCGAACAGGTCCGTGTCGCGCTCCAgaccctccacctcccctAGCGTGACGCGCAAGGTATCGCTTAGGAacgcctccatctcctcttGATTGGTAATGTCGCGCTTCGGCAAGCCTGTTCCCTGCTCAAAACGTACGTACACGCCGTCAATCACATCCGCAAACTTTCGGTAACACGCCGGGCGGAGGATGCTCATCTTGGTCGCCACGGGGATGTCTGTGCCAGGAGGCAGGATCTCGACCATCTCTGGGAGGATCCTTGAATGTGTCGGCGCTCGCGAGTTGGCGTCCGCAATGACGGGCCATATGGCATCGATGaaggcggcgcggtcgtGGGCCAGCGCAGCGCCAGCGTCCGAGGGAAGGATGAGCGCGCCTACCTGTGGGCGCCCGTCGCCAAAGACGATGCACTCCTGTACAAGAGGCGAGTTGCCGCGAATGTCGAGTTCGAGGGGCGCCGGGTTCGTCTTCTCGCCCAGCGTGAGAGTGAGggtgtcgtcgaggcgacCGACGTACTTGAGCCAAGTCGGATGGTCAGGATGGCGCACCACCAGGTCCTTTGTTGCATAGGCGCCATCGGGGCGGTTACTCATGATCTTGGCCGGCCATCCATCTTTGACCACTACCTCGAATGTATTCGAGCCGCGcggctcgaggtcgaggtaATTGGAGATGAGGCCCTCATTGCGCACATAATTCCACGCCTTGTCGGTCTTGAAGTCGCGGTTCGACGTCATTAGAGCCCCAGTTTCGGTGGTGCCGTACTGCGAGAAGAGGGGGACGCCAGCCGCCACAAGCCTATCCCCAAGGTCGTCCGGGACAGCGGCGCCGGCAAAGCTCACGGCCTCCATGCGCGCCAGA of Cutaneotrichosporon cavernicola HIS019 DNA, chromosome: 4 contains these proteins:
- a CDS encoding uncharacterized protein (Glycosyltransferase family 18) — protein: MSKRLLTQLMGVRRMSRRHILVGLCGLVSLLLIVGLQAVYTGSLPCVVAIWNGPPPNMANRLTNPFQLPAFRGQRSRVHDILTSIPPGSQLGVLKGLNNDENNYKYYTEAKLRQLTACMARGDCHSNAENVVIFAAYHCHLSVFKGYIGGEGVWCNGMIESLERQGYTVLLAKDDWRYVAHIYRQIPELVKAIIGDDSPGSRYGRPRDFFRSEARPDGFPTWKYFRFYYFSTPKGTVISSYWCASAEIEWRQVGMGNYRNNTYLGYALELPEETRTVPWSQRPNRAYILGKRVQYFYKWRAEPFIPAEFITRAYHDMRKEIPDFEFVGGFIDDRTPEEKEKLGEWKVPEGVRQLGKLNASEFDDAVANSKAMVGIGWPATSPSPYRAIARGVPFLNPHILGEHSTADKPETWMSVQHDSMRYEQPPHVYHVEARNYESFFTALRTAMTTPAEPYILPRLRRDAFDERMRNFVHRDWRSEAERILTNRKNGQESELGVDLGMFEL
- a CDS encoding uncharacterized protein (Phosphopantetheine attachment site), whose amino-acid sequence is MTAAPKTEPKFHARSLTELLALRTATQPDDSAVHTGAAEFGDELQTLTYSDISRAVDRLSAHYAGLNLQPSCTPGQLPPPRVIAVLVTTAIDESLLEMALARLGLTALLVSVNNSVAAVAHLCKITKANHIIYGPKFASTVAQAQSLLSKEGISLQLVKDKRFPLWGPGGVREAEIAPFPARLTPEEESKRACVILHSSGSTGFPKPVYVTHYGLIANAAVSVPKTGFSALPLFHGFGHFSIFRCIYHGKAFTLFPPHLPITAGNIVRVINASPTRPVQHFAVPYVLKLLAETQEGVASLARMEAVSFAGAAVPDDLGDRLVAAGVPLFSQYGTTETGALMTSNRDFKTDKAWNYVRNEGLISNYLDLEPRGSNTFEVVVKDGWPAKIMSNRPDGAYATKDLVVRHPDHPTWLKYVGRLDDTLTLTLGEKTNPAPLELDIRGNSPLVQECIVFGDGRPQVGALILPSDAGAALAHDRAAFIDAIWPVIADANSRAPTHSRILPEMVEILPPGTDIPVATKMSILRPACYRKFADVIDGVYVRFEQGTGLPKRDITNQEEMEAFLSDTLRVTLGEVEGLERDTDLFAFGVDSLQATRVRNALQKDLELGGATLGQNIVYDHPSIAQLAEHLLAVKAGNVSQARDVHVAMKEMVERWATAVDPVVPSSGPVVKEHVVLLTGATGSLGAHILDQLLRRPEVVEVVCIARAPSHAQATTRVEASLAQRHRTVPARWRALAADVNRPDLGLSADEYDSLRTSVTEVIHNAWPVNFVLSLESFNEHIGGAVNLLNLARRTTHNAAFFFSSSVGTRQGDGLSFVPETFPDDPASASGMGYAQSKWVVEKVLERAGGRVGVLRIGQLVGDTEHGVWNETEAWPLMFRTARVTNSLPLLEETPAWLPVDVAARAISEIVLAHTASAVYHVVNPHIAEWSTILDGLAAGGLVFDRVPPQEWITALEGYPDLKTNPSYKLLGFWKGRLGARRLVEFSVEHTSRISPTIAGCEPVGPELVKLWVDAWRESGFL